The genomic DNA ATAAAGCCCTAGCACTGCACCAATGGGAAAGCCGGTGAATGCGTATAATTCACCTTCTCTTACCTTTTGCTGGGAGAGAGTTAATGCTTGTAAGGCTTGGCCTTCTACTCTTAATATGGCTAAATCATGCTCTGTATCGCTGGCAACTAAGCTAACAAAGCGTATTTCAGGGGAGCGTCCTTGGCCAATAAATATGACTAGTTTTTCCTTTTGTTGTTGATTGAGGCTCTCTGGTAATACATGGGCATTGGTGGCCACTAAATGGTCTGCTATAACAAAACCGGTGCCGCGAAGGTTGGCGCGAGGGGAGTTTAAGCGGTTATAGGTGCCGATGCCTACCACTGAGGGCTTCACTTTTTCAATAGTATCAGCAAGTGCGCTGGAAGCTTCTACACTAAACAGTGATGAAACCAAGCTAATGATCAGAACCAAGGTGATTTTCATAGAGGATACTTCCTTAAACTAGGCTTTCATCTTAATTTTTAGCTCTAGCTAAGGCAAATTGCTTAGAGTAAAAATGACTGGAGTACCCTTGTACTCAGACAGATATGATAGGGACATTAAGTGATGAGTTTTAACTACCAAGATGCCTTTTCTAGAAATATTGGTTGGATAACAGAAGCCGAGCAACAAGTGCTTAGGGGAAAACGGGTTGCCATGGCTGGCGCCGGTGGTGTGGGCAGCGAACACATTGTCACCTTAGCGCGTTTAGGGATAGGTAAGTTTCATATCTCTGACTTCGATGAATATGAAGTGCATAACT from Agarivorans gilvus includes the following:
- a CDS encoding serine protease; translation: MKITLVLIISLVSSLFSVEASSALADTIEKVKPSVVGIGTYNRLNSPRANLRGTGFVIADHLVATNAHVLPESLNQQQKEKLVIFIGQGRSPEIRFVSLVASDTEHDLAILRVEGQALQALTLSQQKVREGELYAFTGFPIGAVLGLYPVTHRGIISSITPVVIPARNANELSLAQLKRLKSPYNIYQLDATAYPGNSGSPLYHPKLVK